One Thalassospira marina DNA window includes the following coding sequences:
- a CDS encoding sensor domain-containing diguanylate cyclase: protein MARFEQKEIDRLYGQSTVGVIIHRDLVVLYANDAYARMMGCRDAAEFMAAPDLVRYIPPAFHLEALRLYKQFMEATGFHGWKKVYNLRQDGSPVWLEISDETIEWEDGRALLTTAQMIENGTTAMQVDHMLGRSFIGVAVHRDMQALYVNDAFACVMGAQSASDFMKKPDLLRFVDVANRDKTLADSEKILQGVVGGERRRECRFLDDGSEVWCDLTDERILWHDGRPAVLTTAHDVREEVRMNNMLVRNRNSLENAVAEVIRMVPTAVAMFDEELHVLHFNREFARLFAQNPGVYPAATPEFDVSGLRAIYRDMVRAGHDHADRNGVMSPSARLTDIRINRLQGGGMMVSALDVTDHKEVEKQLAVLASTDPLTEVLNRRGFEGAVSRLHDIRRLRNKTWHYGIAVLDLDYFKLVNDRFGHACGDRVLQEVAAVLRGALRDDDLVVRLGGEEFAVFLPSATAKITQSIAERLAGMINDIRLSDDEGNFGVVKITASIGVTIGGDVCDDPKSEIDLPTALLVADRALYQAKQAGRNRIVYADPTLPAAMVLSDEAANPADEGGDGE, encoded by the coding sequence GCAATCAACTGTTGGCGTCATTATCCATCGGGATTTGGTGGTTCTTTACGCCAATGATGCCTATGCCCGCATGATGGGGTGCCGCGATGCGGCCGAATTCATGGCGGCACCTGACCTTGTGCGCTATATCCCGCCAGCATTTCACCTGGAAGCACTGCGCCTTTACAAACAGTTCATGGAAGCCACCGGCTTTCATGGCTGGAAAAAGGTTTATAATCTTCGCCAGGATGGATCGCCGGTATGGCTTGAAATCAGTGATGAAACCATCGAATGGGAAGATGGCCGCGCCCTTCTGACCACGGCACAGATGATTGAAAATGGCACAACCGCAATGCAGGTTGACCATATGCTGGGCCGGTCCTTTATCGGTGTGGCGGTTCATCGCGATATGCAGGCCCTTTATGTCAATGATGCCTTTGCCTGCGTGATGGGCGCGCAAAGTGCCAGCGATTTCATGAAAAAGCCCGACCTGCTGCGGTTTGTTGATGTCGCAAACCGCGATAAAACCCTGGCGGACAGCGAAAAGATTTTGCAGGGCGTGGTCGGTGGGGAACGTCGCCGCGAATGCCGGTTTCTGGATGATGGCAGCGAGGTCTGGTGCGACCTGACCGATGAACGCATTTTATGGCACGATGGCCGACCGGCCGTTTTGACAACGGCACATGACGTGCGCGAAGAAGTGCGCATGAACAATATGCTGGTGCGTAACCGCAACAGCCTGGAAAATGCGGTGGCCGAAGTCATCCGCATGGTGCCAACAGCCGTTGCCATGTTTGATGAAGAACTGCATGTGCTGCATTTCAATCGTGAATTTGCCCGCCTGTTTGCGCAAAATCCCGGCGTTTACCCGGCGGCAACACCGGAATTTGATGTTTCCGGCCTGCGCGCCATTTACCGCGATATGGTGCGCGCCGGGCATGACCATGCCGATCGTAACGGGGTAATGTCGCCATCGGCCCGCCTGACCGATATTCGCATCAATCGCCTGCAGGGCGGCGGCATGATGGTATCCGCCCTTGATGTGACGGACCACAAGGAAGTTGAAAAACAGTTGGCGGTCCTGGCCTCGACCGACCCGCTGACCGAAGTTCTCAACCGTCGTGGTTTTGAAGGTGCCGTCAGCCGACTGCATGATATTCGCCGTTTGCGCAACAAAACCTGGCATTACGGCATTGCTGTTCTGGACCTGGATTATTTCAAGCTGGTCAATGACCGGTTCGGTCATGCCTGTGGCGACCGCGTATTGCAGGAAGTTGCCGCTGTTTTGCGCGGCGCATTGCGCGACGATGACCTGGTCGTGCGCCTGGGCGGCGAGGAGTTTGCCGTGTTCCTGCCATCGGCCACGGCGAAAATCACCCAAAGCATTGCCGAACGCCTTGCCGGTATGATCAATGATATCCGCCTGAGCGACGATGAAGGTAATTTTGGCGTGGTAAAGATTACCGCCAGCATCGGGGTGACCATTGGCGGTGATGTTTGTGATGACCCCAAATCCGAAATCGATTTGCCAACGGCATTACTGGTGGCGGACCGCGCGCTATATCAGGCCAAGCAGGCCGGGCGTAACCGCATTGTTTATGCCGACCCAACCCTGCCTGCCGCAATGGTCCTTTCAGACGAGGCAGCCAACCCTGCCGATGAGGGCGGGGACGGCGAATAG
- a CDS encoding aminoacyl-histidine dipeptidase has translation MGNISHLEPTAIWANFQKLCDIPRPSTKEEAVLQMIEKLADDHGCSHYRDSGSNLVVNVPATAGYEDRKITVLQSHVDMVTQANSGSTHNFDTDPISAYVDGEWVTADNTTLGADNGIGAAAMLGVMCDKSVEHGPLELLFTVDEERGLTGAMNLEPGRLQGEILLNLDTEDEYELYVGCAGGGDLVARWQYQADAVSGDMAARKIALTGLKGGHSGIDIILGLGNANKLMARFLRPLLRDLDARIVTIQAGTARNAIPRESFATIVLPAANIAAFDGALTAFRDAIIGEYADLEPNFAIAASETDMPATAMGPADSITFNNAILGAPNGVQAMSTSVPGVVETSINLAIVSVADGLAKVTLSARSSISSARDATRDVATAVFENIGATVAWGDAYPGWKPNMDSEVLEMMQAVHRDLFGRDAEVKVIHAGLECGVLGSKYPNWDMISFGPTIKRAHSPDECAHIPAVARFWDYLQAALKAIPKAA, from the coding sequence GTGGGCAATATCAGCCATCTTGAACCAACTGCAATTTGGGCAAATTTTCAGAAGTTATGTGACATCCCCCGGCCTTCGACCAAGGAAGAGGCCGTGTTGCAGATGATCGAAAAACTGGCCGATGACCATGGCTGCAGCCATTACCGCGACAGCGGCAGCAACCTGGTGGTAAATGTGCCGGCAACAGCAGGCTATGAAGACCGCAAGATTACGGTTTTGCAGTCCCATGTTGATATGGTGACCCAGGCCAATAGCGGTTCGACCCACAATTTCGATACCGACCCGATCAGCGCCTATGTCGATGGCGAATGGGTGACGGCGGATAACACCACCCTTGGTGCGGATAACGGCATTGGTGCTGCGGCGATGCTGGGCGTCATGTGTGACAAATCAGTCGAGCATGGCCCGCTGGAACTGCTGTTTACGGTTGATGAAGAACGCGGCCTGACCGGTGCAATGAACCTGGAGCCGGGCCGCCTGCAGGGCGAAATCCTGCTGAACCTTGATACCGAAGACGAATATGAACTTTATGTCGGCTGTGCAGGCGGTGGTGACCTGGTCGCGCGCTGGCAGTATCAGGCCGATGCGGTTTCGGGCGATATGGCAGCCCGCAAAATTGCCCTGACCGGCCTTAAGGGCGGTCATTCGGGCATTGATATTATTTTGGGCCTTGGTAACGCCAATAAGCTGATGGCGCGTTTCCTGCGCCCGCTTCTGCGCGACCTCGATGCCCGTATCGTCACCATTCAGGCCGGGACGGCCCGCAATGCCATCCCGCGTGAATCCTTTGCGACCATCGTGTTGCCTGCGGCCAATATTGCGGCATTTGACGGCGCATTGACTGCCTTTCGCGATGCAATTATTGGCGAATATGCCGATCTGGAACCGAACTTTGCCATTGCCGCAAGCGAAACCGACATGCCGGCAACGGCGATGGGCCCGGCAGACAGCATTACCTTCAATAATGCCATTCTGGGTGCCCCCAATGGTGTTCAGGCCATGAGCACCAGCGTCCCCGGTGTTGTTGAAACATCGATCAATCTGGCGATTGTCTCGGTGGCAGATGGCCTTGCGAAGGTTACGCTTTCGGCACGCAGCTCTATTTCCAGTGCGCGCGATGCAACCCGAGACGTTGCAACGGCAGTATTTGAAAATATTGGTGCGACCGTTGCCTGGGGCGATGCCTATCCGGGTTGGAAGCCTAATATGGATAGCGAAGTTCTGGAAATGATGCAGGCCGTACATCGTGACCTGTTTGGCCGCGATGCTGAAGTAAAGGTCATCCATGCCGGGTTGGAATGCGGTGTGCTGGGGTCGAAATATCCAAACTGGGATATGATCTCGTTCGGGCCGACCATCAAACGCGCACACAGCCCGGATGAATGCGCCCATATCCCGGCTGTCGCCCGTTTCTGGGATTACCTGCAGGCCGCATTGAAGGCCATTCCAAAAGCTGCCTGA
- a CDS encoding DnaJ domain-containing protein, with the protein MSHDPLSIYYRQLGIKPGASEKEIKLAYRKLAFEYHPDRNSDPDAEERFKDVTEAYEILAGIRKRPTARNGQNAAGATGAGAAKGATGTQGQANRAGGAGNAGTAGSTGTNGSGSAQANRQGFAGSGRKQRPQSREERYAQASSAYQQHQEKTGHRDPKVNPGARRHHKSANRNADTSGYARCAITDVISAQPRHIEFTVVRGFLNSIRRDTVSAVLSPKGARRMALRASLRTWLSGFWGWRSFIPAWRAIISNMRGGVFPPEANAQLLFNQANAFERSGNKQLARAVLLQASDFIGNNRSALAEQIRANMRRLDTGEPARRVRDEWKHVAMLDALMHLSPVFIVIFCLLLAFGPAHTYFTVDFPMQVENSVAKVRDKIEDMITPKGDPYYVDQQFLNLRTGAGISFPVMRQLSRFETVFLRGENENFWIRVETELGEDGYVNADALVPGDGGTARDEWCKQNKCD; encoded by the coding sequence ATGAGTCACGACCCCCTATCCATTTATTATCGCCAGCTTGGGATCAAGCCGGGGGCCAGCGAAAAAGAAATCAAGCTGGCCTATCGAAAACTGGCATTTGAATATCATCCCGACCGCAATTCCGACCCGGATGCGGAAGAGCGGTTCAAGGACGTGACCGAGGCCTATGAGATCCTGGCGGGGATTCGCAAACGCCCCACCGCGCGCAACGGCCAGAATGCCGCCGGTGCTACAGGCGCAGGTGCGGCCAAAGGCGCAACAGGCACGCAAGGTCAGGCAAACCGCGCTGGCGGTGCAGGAAATGCGGGTACTGCGGGATCAACTGGCACGAATGGCAGCGGCAGCGCACAGGCCAACCGGCAGGGCTTTGCCGGTAGCGGGCGCAAACAGCGGCCACAAAGCCGCGAAGAACGCTATGCGCAGGCCAGCTCCGCCTATCAGCAGCATCAGGAAAAAACCGGCCACCGCGACCCGAAGGTTAACCCCGGCGCAAGACGGCATCATAAATCGGCTAACCGCAATGCCGACACCAGTGGCTATGCCCGGTGTGCAATTACCGATGTGATATCGGCCCAGCCACGGCATATTGAATTTACCGTGGTGCGTGGCTTTTTAAATTCCATTCGCCGCGATACGGTCAGTGCTGTTTTATCGCCCAAGGGCGCACGTCGCATGGCGTTGCGTGCCAGCCTGCGCACCTGGCTAAGCGGGTTTTGGGGCTGGCGCAGCTTTATCCCGGCCTGGCGGGCGATCATATCGAACATGCGCGGCGGGGTTTTCCCGCCCGAAGCCAATGCTCAATTGCTGTTTAACCAGGCCAATGCCTTTGAACGCAGCGGCAACAAGCAACTGGCACGTGCTGTTTTGCTGCAGGCGTCCGATTTTATTGGCAATAACCGTTCCGCCCTTGCCGAACAGATCCGTGCGAATATGCGCCGTCTGGATACCGGCGAGCCTGCCCGCCGGGTACGCGATGAATGGAAACATGTCGCAATGCTGGATGCCCTGATGCATCTAAGCCCGGTTTTCATCGTGATTTTCTGCCTGCTGTTGGCCTTTGGCCCCGCGCATACCTATTTCACCGTCGATTTCCCGATGCAGGTTGAAAACAGCGTTGCCAAAGTTCGCGACAAAATCGAAGACATGATCACCCCCAAGGGCGACCCCTATTATGTTGATCAGCAATTCTTGAATTTGCGGACAGGTGCGGGAATCAGTTTCCCGGTCATGCGGCAGCTGTCGCGGTTTGAAACCGTATTTTTGCGCGGCGAAAACGAAAATTTCTGGATCCGCGTTGAAACCGAACTGGGCGAAGATGGCTATGTCAATGCCGATGCCCTGGTCCCGGGTGATGGCGGCACCGCACGCGATGAATGGTGCAAACAAAACAAATGCGACTGA
- a CDS encoding methyltransferase domain-containing protein yields the protein MKLKFWQRKSAEANPYMDDNMSLDGTMAAEAIRVPFRKRLRARWEGYNDPAEYYLFEQQLNDYRRWLQRMLVLANRPAEEEAGELDLDDEVGRWPPERLKLYGKLFDRGIMKPGGHEYALELAKPLALDETMSCIEIGARIGGTARVLADKFGVWVTALEQDGELALLGMERSVAAGAQKKVPVQQYDPLAPEFRKKYFNVVYSFGELFTVNKKDAFLLKLTESLREQGQLLITDYVVTGKANESSENYRRWMANEDEKPHPWTADRYKEILGKLRFDIRIAKDETELHVHQIKTAWMTLVNELQTSGLDPDFIAFLEDDMEMWMSRVKMLENGELAYYRFYATHD from the coding sequence TTGAAGTTGAAGTTCTGGCAACGCAAGTCAGCGGAAGCCAACCCCTATATGGATGATAATATGTCGCTTGATGGCACGATGGCCGCAGAGGCGATACGTGTGCCATTTCGCAAACGGTTGCGTGCCCGCTGGGAGGGATATAACGACCCGGCGGAATACTATCTGTTTGAGCAGCAGTTAAATGATTATCGCCGCTGGCTGCAGCGGATGCTGGTGCTGGCCAATCGCCCGGCCGAGGAAGAAGCAGGCGAGCTTGACCTTGATGATGAAGTCGGTCGCTGGCCACCCGAACGTCTTAAGCTGTATGGCAAGCTGTTTGACCGCGGCATCATGAAACCGGGCGGGCATGAATATGCGCTGGAGCTGGCAAAGCCGCTTGCGCTTGACGAAACCATGAGCTGCATTGAAATCGGTGCGCGCATTGGCGGAACGGCCCGCGTGCTGGCTGATAAATTTGGCGTGTGGGTCACCGCCCTGGAGCAGGATGGCGAACTGGCCCTGCTGGGGATGGAGCGATCGGTCGCCGCCGGGGCACAGAAAAAAGTCCCGGTTCAGCAATATGACCCCCTGGCACCCGAGTTTCGCAAAAAATACTTCAACGTCGTTTATTCCTTTGGCGAGCTTTTCACCGTCAACAAGAAGGACGCCTTTCTGTTGAAGCTGACCGAATCGCTGCGTGAACAGGGCCAGTTGCTGATTACCGACTATGTTGTGACGGGAAAAGCCAACGAATCCTCGGAAAACTACCGCCGCTGGATGGCGAATGAGGATGAAAAACCCCATCCCTGGACCGCTGATCGCTATAAAGAGATTCTCGGCAAGCTGCGATTTGACATCCGAATTGCCAAAGATGAGACCGAATTACACGTTCATCAGATCAAAACAGCGTGGATGACCCTGGTAAATGAGCTGCAAACGAGCGGTTTGGATCCCGATTTCATCGCTTTTCTCGAAGATGACATGGAAATGTGGATGAGCCGGGTAAAAATGCTTGAAAATGGTGAACTGGCCTATTATCGGTTCTACGCAACGCACGACTAA
- the ykgO gene encoding type B 50S ribosomal protein L36 — MKIRNSLKSAKLREKGCRIVRRRGRVYVINKKNPRFKARQG, encoded by the coding sequence ATGAAGATCCGGAACTCGTTGAAATCCGCGAAGCTGCGGGAAAAAGGCTGCCGTATCGTGCGCCGCCGTGGCCGCGTATATGTCATTAATAAAAAGAACCCCCGTTTTAAGGCACGTCAGGGTTAA
- a CDS encoding adenylate/guanylate cyclase domain-containing protein — protein sequence MKIKRRYSVLTVLLAGFLATSIGGVGVALYLGLGAAYENTRNLWVLVADNELVSLQRAMGERMDNVGARANWVASQVTQGRLDPDFDLGWDNTMRALAADEMDVMAYGLINGEREFVGYNPADMSEIRHTLAPDDMLISEISQLRGPTNNRTSFPRWDPFFNQPVIVDWVPLFRDGHYLGVFVQYLSLSNLSHSLVRGREDSPGVPFIIIAGNRVLAHPMLQSWGDHVATTLEQDANRIQRSPIPLPRTVDIGDPVLANLGQSDKLNYPAYNKGTTTSNVQIAGLSLNGHYSMIVTRQLDNTPFSPLILGIHFEESLFDAEFDRLVLTSILGGIVLLLSIVLAIFVSRHFTRPIRRFAAAARSLEAGHLDMTPTLPGSRIREYDDAARSFNHMIVALRDRERITSLFGKFLPPSIARELLASGTDSGVLPPQQRDATVLFVDIVGFTSMCEQLDPARIVAMLNAYFDTVTDIIEEHGGIITQFQGDAVLAVYNAFDDLNQHADAALDTAINIQKAVKNRLFDGQKINCRCGINTGRMVAGNVGATDRLSFTVHGDAVNSASRLEAENKRLGTEILLADSTRNQLADPARVIVAGDILLRGRSQSTAVYTVPKNEI from the coding sequence GTGAAAATCAAACGGCGCTATTCTGTTCTGACCGTCCTGCTGGCGGGTTTTCTCGCAACCAGTATTGGCGGGGTTGGCGTTGCCCTGTATCTGGGCCTTGGCGCAGCGTACGAAAACACCCGCAATCTGTGGGTGCTGGTCGCCGATAACGAACTGGTGTCGCTGCAGCGTGCCATGGGCGAGCGCATGGACAATGTTGGCGCACGCGCCAACTGGGTAGCATCACAGGTAACGCAAGGCCGCCTTGACCCCGATTTTGATCTGGGCTGGGACAATACCATGCGCGCCCTTGCCGCCGATGAAATGGATGTGATGGCCTATGGCCTGATCAATGGCGAACGCGAATTTGTGGGTTACAACCCGGCCGATATGTCGGAAATTCGCCATACCCTGGCACCTGACGACATGCTGATTTCCGAAATTTCGCAATTGCGCGGGCCAACCAACAATCGCACCAGCTTTCCCCGCTGGGACCCGTTTTTTAACCAGCCGGTAATTGTCGACTGGGTGCCGCTGTTTCGCGACGGGCATTATCTGGGAGTTTTTGTTCAGTATCTGTCGCTGTCAAACCTGTCGCACAGCCTGGTGCGCGGACGCGAGGATTCGCCCGGCGTGCCCTTCATCATCATTGCCGGGAACCGGGTTCTGGCCCATCCGATGCTGCAAAGCTGGGGTGATCATGTTGCCACCACACTGGAACAAGATGCCAACCGAATTCAGCGAAGCCCCATTCCCCTGCCCCGCACCGTCGATATTGGCGACCCTGTGCTGGCCAATCTGGGCCAGTCCGACAAGCTGAACTATCCGGCCTATAACAAGGGTACAACTACAAGCAATGTGCAGATCGCCGGGCTAAGCCTGAATGGTCATTATTCAATGATCGTGACCCGGCAGCTGGATAACACGCCATTTTCGCCGCTTATACTTGGCATTCATTTTGAAGAAAGCCTGTTTGACGCCGAATTCGACCGTCTGGTGCTGACATCGATTCTCGGTGGTATTGTCCTGCTGCTTTCGATCGTGCTGGCTATTTTTGTCTCCCGGCATTTTACCCGGCCCATCCGCCGTTTTGCCGCCGCAGCCCGAAGCCTTGAAGCCGGCCATCTTGATATGACACCAACGCTGCCAGGCAGCCGCATTCGCGAATATGACGATGCCGCGCGTTCCTTTAACCATATGATTGTCGCCCTGCGGGACCGCGAACGCATTACCAGCCTGTTTGGTAAATTCCTGCCGCCCTCGATTGCGCGGGAATTGCTGGCGTCCGGCACCGATTCTGGCGTGCTGCCGCCCCAGCAGCGCGATGCGACAGTTCTGTTTGTCGATATTGTCGGCTTTACCAGCATGTGCGAACAGCTTGACCCGGCCCGCATCGTTGCCATGCTAAATGCCTATTTCGATACCGTGACCGATATTATCGAGGAACATGGCGGCATCATCACCCAGTTTCAGGGCGATGCGGTTCTTGCGGTGTATAATGCCTTTGATGATCTGAACCAGCATGCCGACGCGGCCCTTGATACCGCAATCAACATTCAGAAGGCGGTTAAAAACCGGTTGTTTGACGGGCAAAAAATAAATTGTCGCTGTGGGATCAATACCGGGCGCATGGTTGCGGGTAATGTCGGTGCTACCGACCGGCTGTCTTTTACCGTGCATGGTGATGCGGTTAACAGCGCATCACGGCTGGAGGCCGAGAACAAACGGCTTGGCACGGAAATCCTGCTGGCCGACAGCACACGCAACCAGCTTGCCGATCCGGCCCGCGTGATTGTCGCCGGGGACATCCTGCTGCGCGGCCGCAGCCAGTCCACCGCTGTTTATACGGTCCCGAAAAACGAAATCTGA
- a CDS encoding Lrp/AsnC family transcriptional regulator: MKRQLDEIDRRLIARLQQDARLPTAALARDVGLSRSAVQERLERLQKSQVIRGYSVILGEEARPRLLAEVMIQVEPQKSAGVVAALQKITGCIRCLAISGEFDLIAEICADTPEELDQLLDRIGTLAGIKRTSSSIILSTKFDRRQSPQAFS, from the coding sequence TTGAAACGCCAATTGGACGAAATCGACCGCCGCCTGATCGCCCGCCTGCAGCAGGATGCCCGCCTGCCCACTGCGGCGCTGGCACGCGATGTTGGCCTGTCACGCAGTGCCGTTCAGGAACGCCTTGAACGCCTGCAAAAATCCCAGGTGATCCGGGGCTATTCGGTAATATTGGGCGAAGAAGCCCGCCCGCGCCTTCTGGCCGAAGTCATGATCCAGGTGGAACCGCAAAAATCGGCGGGGGTGGTGGCGGCATTGCAAAAAATAACCGGCTGCATCCGCTGCCTTGCCATTTCAGGCGAATTTGACCTGATCGCCGAGATATGCGCCGACACACCAGAGGAACTTGACCAGCTTTTGGACCGTATCGGCACGCTTGCCGGGATCAAACGCACATCAAGTTCGATCATCCTTTCAACCAAGTTTGATCGGCGCCAGTCCCCTCAGGCATTTTCTTAG
- a CDS encoding saccharopine dehydrogenase family protein — protein MKKVLVLGAGKIGRIVSVMLHQSGDYSVTLADSNGQMLEVCAPDNAATLVKVDVTDEAALREVARGHDAILSTCPFYLNVAIARVARDIGASYFDVTEDVETTRAIREISKGADGAFVPQCGLAPGFISIAAHDLFKRFDKVRSLRLRVGALPQNPTNRLKYNLTWSTDGLINEYLNPCEAIHKGKRIEVLPLEGYERFTIDGTEYEAFNTSGGVGALCDMLEGKLDSLDYKTVRYPGHQEILKILIEDLALGQRPELMKDIFEKSLPVTSQDVIVIFADAVGERDGYLCEENFIRKVHGTRIGPRDWSAIQVTTSAGLCAVMDMVLTGTLPGKGYIQQEQVALSDFLANRFGRYYEHEA, from the coding sequence ATGAAAAAAGTACTAGTTCTGGGTGCCGGTAAAATCGGACGTATCGTTTCGGTCATGTTGCATCAAAGCGGTGATTATTCGGTGACCCTGGCCGATTCCAATGGTCAGATGCTTGAAGTTTGCGCGCCCGATAATGCCGCAACGCTGGTCAAGGTTGATGTCACCGACGAAGCTGCCCTGCGCGAAGTTGCACGTGGCCATGATGCCATTCTTTCGACCTGTCCGTTCTATCTGAATGTCGCGATTGCCCGTGTCGCGCGCGATATTGGTGCATCCTATTTTGACGTGACCGAGGATGTTGAAACCACCCGCGCCATTCGCGAAATTTCCAAGGGTGCCGATGGGGCCTTTGTGCCGCAATGTGGTTTGGCGCCGGGCTTTATTTCCATTGCCGCGCATGACCTGTTTAAACGGTTTGATAAAGTACGCAGCCTGCGCCTGCGGGTGGGTGCCCTGCCGCAAAACCCGACCAACCGCCTGAAATATAACCTGACCTGGTCAACCGATGGCCTGATCAACGAATATCTTAATCCCTGCGAGGCAATCCATAAGGGCAAGCGCATCGAAGTGCTGCCGCTTGAAGGATATGAACGCTTCACGATTGACGGCACCGAATATGAAGCCTTCAACACATCCGGCGGGGTGGGGGCGCTGTGTGACATGCTTGAAGGCAAACTTGATAGCCTGGATTACAAAACCGTGCGTTATCCCGGCCATCAGGAAATTCTGAAAATCCTGATCGAGGATCTGGCGCTGGGGCAGCGGCCTGAACTGATGAAGGATATTTTTGAAAAATCACTGCCGGTCACCAGCCAGGACGTGATCGTGATTTTCGCCGATGCCGTGGGCGAGCGCGATGGTTACCTGTGTGAAGAAAACTTCATTCGCAAGGTGCACGGCACCCGCATCGGCCCGCGGGACTGGTCGGCCATTCAGGTTACCACGTCGGCTGGTCTGTGTGCGGTGATGGATATGGTTCTGACCGGCACCTTGCCGGGCAAAGGCTATATCCAGCAGGAACAGGTCGCGCTAAGCGACTTTCTTGCCAACCGATTTGGCCGTTATTACGAGCATGAGGCCTAA
- a CDS encoding TetR/AcrR family transcriptional regulator, producing MTKAHSSPVSSPVGQRGRPREFDLDAALDGAIGVFTRKGFHGVSVAELAGAMNVSAGSLYKAFPDKHAIFIAAIDRYISLRQANITARLTNAQSGHAALAAILTAYAELASGEGGKLGCLVVASNVELGSDDAVVANRIAAQLGRYRQRFADLLKQGQQDGTIRADIDPDDMASLLLCVTQGMRVVGKTGQSFEAMQRTVSQMLLILA from the coding sequence ATGACAAAAGCACATTCATCCCCCGTTTCGTCCCCGGTTGGCCAGCGCGGCCGCCCCCGCGAATTTGACCTTGATGCCGCCCTTGATGGCGCGATTGGCGTTTTCACCCGCAAGGGGTTTCATGGTGTATCGGTTGCAGAACTGGCCGGTGCGATGAATGTATCGGCGGGCAGCCTCTATAAGGCTTTCCCCGATAAACACGCCATTTTTATCGCCGCCATTGACCGTTATATCAGCCTGCGTCAGGCCAATATTACCGCGCGCCTGACCAACGCACAGTCGGGCCATGCGGCGCTTGCCGCAATTTTAACGGCCTATGCCGAACTGGCATCGGGCGAGGGCGGAAAGCTGGGCTGCCTGGTGGTTGCCAGCAATGTGGAACTGGGTAGCGATGATGCAGTTGTTGCCAACCGCATTGCGGCGCAGTTGGGCCGCTACCGGCAACGGTTCGCGGACCTTTTGAAACAGGGCCAGCAGGATGGCACTATTCGTGCCGATATTGACCCTGACGATATGGCATCGCTGCTTTTGTGTGTCACACAGGGCATGCGTGTGGTGGGGAAAACCGGGCAAAGCTTTGAAGCCATGCAAAGGACGGTTTCGCAAATGCTGCTGATCCTGGCGTAA
- a CDS encoding alpha/beta fold hydrolase translates to MPEPTLEYPLNESAQYFDFAAFWQKFQSRMVRVDGVSLHYVEGGTGAPVLLIPGWPQSWFAWRFVMQELVKAGRHVIAIDPRGMGDSDHPSSGYDMTTIANEIRAFLDRTGLLADGAIDVVGHDIGTWIAYALAADHGDAVKSLAVFDGALPGITPPPPAGIPSEAVNVKTWHFAFNRLDDLPEILITGRERAFLGWLFGAKSTQSHVFDRATMDEYVRVNTRPGALRAALAYYKTAFSPAAMEDAAKRATRHLAMPVMAFGAEYGVGPVLKNTLADIADHCAGGVLAGIGHYIPEECPATVSALLGQFWTDHHA, encoded by the coding sequence ATGCCTGAACCAACCCTTGAATACCCGTTGAATGAAAGTGCCCAATATTTTGATTTTGCCGCCTTTTGGCAGAAATTTCAGTCGCGCATGGTGCGGGTCGATGGTGTGTCGCTGCATTATGTTGAAGGCGGCACAGGCGCACCGGTTTTGCTGATCCCTGGCTGGCCGCAAAGCTGGTTTGCCTGGCGGTTTGTGATGCAGGAACTGGTAAAGGCCGGCCGGCATGTTATCGCCATTGACCCACGCGGTATGGGGGATTCCGACCATCCATCATCGGGTTATGACATGACAACGATAGCAAACGAAATCCGGGCCTTTCTTGATCGAACCGGCCTGTTGGCGGATGGCGCCATTGATGTTGTCGGTCATGATATCGGCACCTGGATTGCCTATGCCTTGGCCGCAGATCATGGTGACGCCGTTAAAAGCCTGGCGGTATTTGACGGTGCCCTGCCGGGGATAACGCCGCCACCCCCTGCAGGCATTCCCAGCGAAGCAGTGAATGTCAAAACCTGGCATTTCGCCTTTAACCGGCTTGATGATTTACCCGAAATCCTGATTACGGGACGTGAACGGGCGTTTCTGGGGTGGCTGTTTGGGGCGAAATCAACACAAAGCCATGTGTTTGATCGTGCTACCATGGATGAATATGTGCGGGTCAATACCCGCCCCGGTGCCCTTCGCGCAGCATTGGCCTATTATAAAACGGCCTTTTCACCCGCCGCGATGGAAGATGCCGCCAAGCGGGCAACACGCCACCTTGCCATGCCGGTTATGGCCTTTGGCGCGGAATATGGTGTGGGGCCGGTTTTAAAAAACACACTGGCGGACATTGCCGATCATTGTGCAGGTGGCGTACTGGCAGGGATCGGCCATTACATCCCCGAAGAATGCCCAGCAACCGTAAGTGCGCTTCTGGGCCAGTTCTGGACTGACCATCATGCCTGA